One genomic region from Geotoga petraea encodes:
- a CDS encoding bifunctional folylpolyglutamate synthase/dihydrofolate synthase, whose amino-acid sequence MNFDQLVNTLYGRRAGNVKIKLGLERIQKLIEAIGNPHKNFKVIHVAGTNGKGSITKALATIFSGQGLKTGSFISPHLVSITERININNSQISKEEFVKVYQEIEPAIYSLKETDPEMEPSFFEIITAMALKYFADNKVELAIMEVGLGGRLDSTNVVDSDVSVISTIQKDHIKILGDTLEAIAGEKAGIIKKGNIVVLGDIPESPKKVIKEKAKSVDALKLYEYDKDFKFSKTRYSMNWNMINYSGISKTYDDLVFKSNGSYQPHNLSVAIAAAESFCEKNQMNLDETKLRESLKTYSWEGRFELIEYNNKRIILEGAHNVDGIKMLKKTVSLYTPFSRKIALIGILDDKDISEMVEEIPSIFEKIIVTSVPSHRSVNPKNVREELQKHSKTVIEYIENTEKAFEHFLKESYDYYFVTGSLYLVGYIKGLLLNKRDDKNA is encoded by the coding sequence ATGAACTTTGATCAACTGGTCAATACTTTGTATGGTAGAAGAGCGGGAAATGTAAAAATAAAATTGGGACTCGAAAGAATCCAAAAATTAATTGAAGCTATAGGAAATCCTCATAAGAACTTCAAAGTAATACACGTTGCAGGGACGAATGGAAAAGGAAGTATAACAAAGGCTTTGGCAACTATTTTTTCCGGGCAGGGTTTGAAAACTGGTTCTTTTATATCTCCACATTTGGTTTCAATTACCGAAAGGATAAACATAAACAACTCACAAATATCAAAAGAAGAGTTTGTAAAAGTTTACCAAGAAATAGAACCAGCCATCTATAGTTTGAAAGAAACCGATCCTGAAATGGAACCTTCTTTCTTTGAGATCATAACTGCCATGGCTCTGAAGTATTTTGCAGATAATAAAGTAGAACTTGCAATAATGGAGGTGGGGCTTGGAGGGCGTCTGGATTCTACAAATGTTGTTGATTCTGATGTTTCTGTCATTTCAACAATTCAAAAAGACCATATAAAAATTTTAGGTGACACTCTTGAAGCCATAGCCGGAGAAAAAGCGGGTATTATAAAAAAAGGTAACATAGTCGTTTTGGGAGATATCCCGGAATCTCCTAAAAAAGTAATAAAAGAAAAGGCAAAATCTGTTGATGCTCTTAAATTATATGAGTATGATAAAGACTTTAAATTCAGTAAAACAAGATATTCTATGAACTGGAATATGATCAATTATTCTGGAATATCGAAAACTTACGATGACTTGGTTTTCAAGAGTAACGGTTCTTATCAACCACATAATCTCTCTGTAGCTATAGCTGCTGCCGAATCTTTTTGTGAAAAAAACCAAATGAATTTAGACGAAACAAAACTCAGAGAATCTTTAAAAACTTATTCTTGGGAAGGCAGATTTGAACTAATAGAGTATAATAACAAAAGAATTATTTTAGAAGGAGCCCATAATGTAGACGGGATAAAAATGCTGAAAAAAACTGTTTCTCTATACACTCCTTTTTCAAGAAAAATTGCCTTAATAGGTATTTTAGACGATAAAGATATTTCAGAAATGGTAGAAGAAATTCCATCTATTTTTGAAAAAATAATAGTGACATCGGTTCCTTCTCATAGAAGTGTTAATCCTAAAAATGTTAGAGAAGAACTTCAAAAACACTCAAAAACAGTTATTGAATATATTGAAAATACTGAAAAAGCATTTGAACATTTTCTAAAAGAAAGTTACGACTATTATTTTGTAACTGGTTCTTTGTATCTTGTGGGTTATATTAAAGGCCTTTTATTGAATAAAAGAGATGATAAAAATGCTTAA